Proteins encoded within one genomic window of Besnoitia besnoiti strain Bb-Ger1 chromosome II, whole genome shotgun sequence:
- a CDS encoding AP2 domain transcription factor AP2X-7 (encoded by transcript BESB_035290): MTEAIPAAGLAPLTASGDTVAGVVEAAEQPQNDALCGVAAAPLVSSEGLQMAAAGDVEAVKSAGAAAADELLHLHLGENAAAPEAANLELLQLKPESVALPTQLQLEQLNALQQHVQNQLLQAAATTGTPVPDGEAEGMQIDPGAGVAERAAGDEKETGPGAGPHFTRKRKAAWGGESGGAEGEPGSAALLLPATGGATDMNEVQADHLRLLVLQQGAKAGAAGVPLGVAAVGGRVTPSATGLSFPSLQFPEEPQSPEKASALPSLLGVSKKSRRGMQASDPGLNSSSLSPSRGTETGKPTPANPLLLLGDADHHSASSLSTPHGTGGHGNSTEATPSSAAGSGDRKVKREEMEPIKTRRSARAAAAAAAAQAAAAMAAAAAGEAAKADAVGKEKELSAGPQDFSHAAVARAASQPGALASIPAVQGAGVYLDQTSAALSGLVVPGLGKGGLSAPGIPAPGLPGAAAGCAPVQAGVSAALLPAMTSAGLAGAAPGAVSSLLPSTTTTRGSHAPGAAGAQAAAGAQGAAETGEYERNDLLMRPGVSYYGGRQAWVAEIKYGGRRRFKVFSVAKYGYEGAKQMAVDTRERWEEAREAGELDQLMMSSQRHQCPVQSGVKGVYYDTARKGWRVVVTLNCRQMSKFFLASKFGNAEAKRLAIECRQMWLDAIQNGRADDVFEKARKLVSFKTKGAANNAANGGHSSGAPGAAPGATGAHPPPSASAGASVGVCGGAPGGLQGSQGALLGAARFAGNGAAAAGSPHQAMGAAGVGGPDLPHASSVLLAAAASGGAAGGLGGLQGPSPGLLNSSLTSCLGKFGATPPGTGLSADGTSSSCLFSANAAAPSLNLRDASNELLLAAAAANASSAHAGTAALLSGLPGGAAGVPGAAGVSQNGTAGATGGEGASSLAAAAAAAAFLTPASLSSVPRGVRDPAATAGNAGAGGAPTDEAAAAGAQGGAAAPAGGPSAASFGLAAFTGAGGAPGAAASGADGASGAAGAAGTAAGAALLAAASQQGFDPKLLQQQQLAEQQLMLQQWGEAAAAFAGGVGIPQGLFSSAAGCADGDGNAGAMRDPAAAANHQQLQLQLLQELNRGASLPPLLDVLWGQNAAAAGAAAAAARGAGATPGPEGTCAVGENGELFALQTGAGRTAAGGAVGVGLGGQEEGGAAGGEGAAAQSACGLSAPVLSLLLQQQGLHQQQLAAAARGCGAAPGSGAAPLCGFNRDGNLVMMPSPIVGGAQGCALSGPLAGDGVGGEKAAAGQLGAVGASAAVGSGMGQLGAGALLGAAGASGSVAAAAAGAGSSKRRRGQQGAAGGLQTPGQNAGHSGAAAGVAGGAGGSLRRHQRGGKDAAAGFGGAGAGGATGVPGADGVGGKAPGAAGAGVGTGTESSTCDVRGVYLDTRNNAWAATMGVHGRNVKKSFAVAKHGYETALQLAIHARRQLERIYWGSSPGDEPGAASSLLGLSGGRGSGGALSAAAAAAGPTASVNNSAALTAPLPETPAAAGPQTLIHSQQPLSVSLQGLCWPGTGGVAQTGAATACTRPDDDMAAATSMAALRGAILDPASLSRLSGENASTAEAAARTAVAAGSLLYGAPFGSSLPAGLAANPAMVAPNSSVAGVAGANAAELPVAPGGVANAAASRLRAGGVSSEEGAAGASGVPGAVEGVLAGAGAESLLSASAPGLTQAAAGSTAGVLPGGPTLLGSGLEAREAAGSPNVANLIASSAAAGGSPSGGLIVRDALAALLLQLDPQQRMALLQGDVNSLNSLQAAFLQNSQFVSASCSPEATSQLFVGGNGAPAAALGAAGAAPSLVLPGATAEGAAAMGGGVAGLLSGLTEDALVREKELLAAGGDRAKEAAGAGEITDGKTGVDASAAKVEQASALAFGPGHEEAAEKKGEQAAMGAGVAEGKEDQVVAAAGLAAGLPSVESGGALTEAAGADMPQQLQQAPQEEGQVNAGLNGKQHAAEERNEGAKSEAAPVSAAQDQAAEVAGVDA, from the exons ATGACAGAGGCGATACCAgcggcgggcctcgcgcctctgacTGCGTCGGGGGACACGGTCGCGGGAGTcgtggaggcagcggagcagCCACAGAACGACGcactctgcggcgtcgccgcggcgcctctggtCTCCTCTGAAGGTCTGCAGATGGCTGCAGCAGGGGACGTGGAGGCGGTGaagagcgccggcgcagccgctgccgacGAGCTCTTGCACTTGCATCTGGGGGAgaacgccgctgcgcccgagGCTGCGAATCTCGAGCTTCTGCAGCTCAAACCGGAGAGCGTCGCCTTGCCGActcagctgcagctcgagcAGCTCAACGCCCTTCAGCAACACGTTCAGAACCAGCTTttgcaggcggccgcgactaCCGGCACGCCGGTTCCCGACGGCGAAGCTGAGGGCATGCAGATCGATCCAGGCGCAGGGGTCGCGgaacgcgccgccggagacgagAAAGAAACGGGCCCTGGCGCAGGACCGCACTTTACCAGAAAGAGAAAGGCAGCttgggggggggagag CGGAGGAGCAGAGGGCGAGCCGGGCTCGGCTGCGCTTCTCCTCCCTGCCacaggcggcgcgacagaCATGAATGAAGTCCAGGCAGATCATCTCCGCCTCTTGGTTCTCCAGCAGGGCGCCAAGGCAGGGGCCGCAGGCGTTCCGCTCGGCGTGGCTGCCGTTGGGGGCCGCGTGACCCCCAGCGCCACAGGTCTCTCCTTCCCGTCGCTCCAGTTTCcggaggagccgcagagCCCCGAGAAGGCGTCCGCGTTGCCGTCTCTCCTGGGGGTGAGCAAGAAGTCCCGGCGGGGGATGCAGGCGTCGGATCCGGGCCTGAACagctcctcgctctctccgtcgcgcggcACAGAGACAGGCAAACCGACCCCCGCCAatccgctgctgcttctcggcgACGCCGATCACcactccgcgtcttcgctgtcgacTCCGCATGGGACCGGCGGACACGGAAACTCGActgaggcgacgccgtcTTCAGCGGCGGGCTCGGGAGACCGGAAGGTGAAGCGAGAGGAGATGGAGCCCATCAAAACCcggcggtcggcgcgcgccgcggcggccgccgccgccgctcaggctgcagctgcgatggcggctgccgctgcgggagaagcggcgaaggcggacgcAGTCGGCAAGGAGAAGGAGCTCTCTGCGGGACCGCAGGACTTCAGTCatgcggccgtcgcgcgggcggcctcgcagccgggcgccctcgccagtATCCCAGCTGTGCAGGGCGCCGGAGTCTACCTCGACCAGACGTCCGCCGCTTTGTCGGGACTCGTCGTTCCCGGACTGGGCAAGGGGGGCCTGTCCGCCCCCGGGATTCCCGCCCCCGGCCTgccaggcgcggccgcaggctgcgcgcccgTGCAGGCGGGTGTCAgcgccgcccttcttccAGCGATGACCTCTGCCggtctcgcgggcgcggcgccgggcgctgtgtcgtcgcttcttccctctacgacgacgacgcgcggcagccacgcgccgggggccgctggagcccaagcggctgccggcgcgcagggtgccgcggagaccggcgaGTACGAGCGGAACGACCTGCTGATGCGCCCGGGGGTGAGTTACTACGGCGGCCGGCAGGCGTGGGTTGCGGAGATCAAGTatggaggccgcagacggtTCAAAGTGTTCAGCGTCGCCAAGTACGGGTACGAGGGCGCCAAGCAGATGGCCGTCGACACCCGAGAGAGgtgggaggaggcgcgcgaggctggcgagcTGGACCAGCTCATGATGAGTTCGCAGCGACACCAGTGCCCAGTGCAAAGCGGCGTCAAAGGCGTCTACTACGACACCGCGCGGAAGGGGTGGCGAGTGGTCGTGACGCTCAACTGCCGACAGATGAGCAAGTTCTTCCTCGCTAGCAAGTTCGGAAACGCAGAAGCCAAGCGCCTCGCCATCGAATGCCGCCAAATGTGGCTCGACGCCATCCAGAACggccgcgccgacgacgtcttcgagaaggcgaggaaacTCGTCTCTTTCAAGACCAAGGGCGCCGCGAACAACGCCGCCAACGGCGGCCACAGCAGTGGAGCCCCAGGCGCTGCACCcggcgcgaccggcgcgcaTCCTCCCCCCAgtgcctctgccggcgcttcTGTAGGCGTatgtggcggcgcgccgggagGCCTGCAAGGCAGCCAGGGCGCGCTTCTGGGTGCTGCCCGCTTTGCCGGGaacggcgctgcagcggcgggctCTCCGCACCAAGCCATGGGGGCCGCCGGTGTCGGGGGCCCTGACCTTCCTCATGCGTCCTCagttcttctcgccgcggcagccagcggtggcgctgctggcggcctcggggGCCTCCAAGGCCCTTCGCCGGGCTTGTTGAACTCGTCCCTCACTTCCTGCCTGGGCAAGTTCGGGGCGACTCCCCCTGGAACCGGGCTCTCCGCGGACggcaccagcagcagctgtctcttctcggcgaacgcagccgcgccgtccCTGAATCTTCGCGACGCCTCCAACGAGCTGctcctggcggccgcggcggctaacgcctcctccgcgcatgcaggaacAGCGGCGCTCCTCTCCGGTCTcccgggcggcgccgctggcgtgCCGGGGGCGGCCGGTGTCAGCCAGAATGGGACCGCGGGGGCCactggaggcgaaggcgcgtcgtctctcgccgcggctgccgccgccgctgccttcctgactcctgcctccctctcttctgtgCCTAGGGGCGTGCGGGATCCTGCGGCAACCGCCGGAAACGCTGGGGCTGGTGGAGCGCCCAcggacgaggccgcagcggccggcgcgcaaggcggggctgcggcgcccgctggcggaccctccgctgcctcgttcGGGCTTGCGGCCTTCACCGGCGCGGGAGGGGCGCCAGGGGCTGCTGCCTCGGGGGCGGATGGCGCtagcggcgccgcgggcgcggcggggactgcagctggagcggcgcttctcgctgcggcgagccagCAAGGCTTTGATCCGAAGCTTCTtcaacagcagcagctcgctgaGCAACAGCTGATGCTTCAGCAGTGGGgtgaggccgctgccgctttcGCAGGAGGTGTCGGTATTCCGCAGGGCCTGTTTTCTTCAGCTGCCGGGTGCGCCGATGGCGACGGCAACGCTGGCGCGATGCGAGatccagctgctgcggcgaacCACCAGCAACTTCAGCTTCAGCTTCTCCAAGAGCTGAACCGCGGGGCatcgctgcctcctctgctcGACGTCCTTTGGGGTCAGaacgcagcggccgcgggggcagctgcagcggcggcgcgcggcgccggtgcgACTCCCGGTCCCGAAGGGACCTGCGCTGTGGGCGAGAACGGAGAACTTTTCGCGCTTCAGACAGGCGCGGGAAGGACGGCGGCAGGTGGCGCTGTCGGTGTGGGTCTCGGAGGccaggaagaaggcggagcagcgggaggcgagggcgcagcggcccAGAGTGCCTgtggcctctccgcgccggtgCTCTCCCTCCTGCTGCAACAGCAGGGCCTCCATCAGCAGcaactcgcggcggcggcgcggggctgcggcgctgcgccggggTCGggtgccgcgccgctgtgcgGCTTCAACAGGGACGGCAACCTGGTCATGATGCCCAGCCCGATCGTGGGTGGCGCGCAAGGCTGTGCCCTCTCTGGGCCGctggcgggcgacggcgtgggGGGCGAGAAAGCGGCTGCTGGTCAGCTTGgtgccgtcggcgcctcggccgcggtGGGCTCGGGCATGGGTCAACTCGGCGCAGGGGCTTTGCTAGGGGCCGCTGGAGCGTCTGGCAGTgtggcggcagctgcagccggtGCGGGGAGTTCGAAGCGACGCCGGGGTCAACAGGGTGCGGCGGGTGGACTGCAGACTCCTGGCCAGAACGCGGGTCACagtggcgcggcggcgggcgtggCTGGCGGAGCGGgtggctcgctgcggcgtcatcagagaggcgggaaagacgcagccgcgggctttgggggcgcaggcgccggaggcgcaaCGGGCGTCCCTGGAGCAGATGGCGTGGGAGGCAAAGCGCCGGGCGCAGCAGGAGCGGGAGTCGGGACCGGCACAGAGAGCAGCACGTGTGACGTGAGAGGGGTGTATCTGGATACGCGGAACAACGCGTGGGCAGCGACCATGGGCGTCCACGGCAGGAACGTGAAGAAGAGTTTCGCGGTCGCGAAGCACGGCTACGAgactgcgctgcagctcgcgattcacgcgcggagacagttGGAGCGCATCTACTGGGGATCGAGCCCGGGTGACGAGCCCGGTGCGGCGTCATCCTTGCTGGGCCTCTCTGGCgggcgagggagcggcggcgcgctctcggcagcggctgctgctgcagggccCACCGCGAGCGTGAACAACTCCGCAGCCCTCACTGCGCCTCTTCcagagacgcccgcggctgcgggcccGCAGACCCTCATCCACTCCCAGCAGCCTCTGTCTGTGTCGCTGCAGGGCCTCTGCTGGCCAGGGactggcggcgtcgcgcagacCGGCGCGGCTACGGCGTGCACGCGGCCGGACGATGACATGGCAGCTGCGACGAGTATGGCGGCGCTCCGGGGCGCGATCCTCGaccctgcgtcgctctcccgTCTCTCAGGGGAGAATGCGTCgactgcagaggccgccgcgcgcacagctgtcgccgcgggctcTCTGCTGTACGGTGCGCCGTTCGGCTCGTCGCTTCCCGCGGGCCTGGCGGCGAACCCGGCGATGGTCGCGCCAAACAGCAGCGTGGCAGGGGTCGCGGGCGCCAACGCCGCCGAGCTGCCGGTTGCACCTGGCGGCGTGGCGaatgccgccgcctcgcgtctccgcgccggaggcgtctcctcggaagaaggcgcagcgggcgccagcgGGGTCCCGGGCGCCGTAGAAGGCGTGCTGGCAGGCGCTGGGGCGGAGAGCCTCTtgtccgcgtcggcgccgggGCTGACccaggcggctgcggggTCGACTGCCGGCGTCCTGCCAGGGGGCCCCACGCTGCTGGGCTCGGgcctggaggcgcgagaggccgcaggctCTCCGAATGTGGCTAACCTGATCGCATCgtcagccgctgcaggcggctcgCCCTCGGGCGGATTGATTGTGCGggacgcgctggcggcgctgctgcttcagctcGACCCGCAGCAACGCATGGCTCTGCTGCAGGGCGACGTGAACTCGCTGaactcgctgcaggcggcgttCTTGCAGAATTCGCAgttcgtctccgcgtcgtgcTCACCGGAAGCTACTAGCCAGCTCTTCGTGGGCGGCAACGGCGCCCCGGCAGCGGCTctaggcgccgcaggcgcggcacCGTCGCTTGTGTTGCCGGGGGCgaccgccgagggcgcggcggccatgggcggcggcgtcgcggggcTTCTGTCCGGCTTGACGGAGGACGCGCTGGTGAGGGAGAAAGAGTTgctcgcggctggcggcgaccGTGCGAAGgaagcagctggcgcaggcgagatTACCGACGGCAAAACAGGCGTGGACGCGTCGGCAGCGAAGGTTgagcaggcgtctgcgcttGCCTTCGGCCCAGGGCATGAGGAAgctgcggagaagaagggagagCAGGCTGCGATGGGGGCGGGGGTCGCCGAGGGCAAAGAAGATCAGGTAGTAGCAGCGGCAGGGTTGGCGGCGGGGCTCCCCAgcgtggagagcggcggcgccctcaccgaggctgcgggcgcggacatgccgcagcagctgcagcaggctcCGCAGGAGGAAGGGCAGGTGAACGCTGGCCTGAATGGCAAGCAGCatgccgcggaggagagaaacGAAGGTGCCAAGTCCGAGGCGGCCCCCGTGTCGGCAGCTCAGGACCAAGCGGCAGAGGTCGCCGGCGTTGACGCGTAA